A single window of Meiothermus sp. DNA harbors:
- the clpA gene encoding ATP-dependent Clp protease ATP-binding subunit ClpA — METPLTPTLEQSIRRALEIALERGHEYAGLEHLLLALLDDPDANRVLRHNQIDLEHLRLLLEESLQQFERTPGIEPEPTKAFQRVIQRAVWQMRSAGRDQANGANVLVAIMDERQSAACALLEQLGLTRLDLTAAISRGALPKGAAPQTEPVQIGEESTGVAQNPLEAYCTNLTERARKGELDPLIGRERELERILTVLSRRQKNNPLLVGDPGVGKTALVEGLAQLIVAQDGQHGRKSHTSGTLLPEKLMGAEVFALDMGSLLAGTRYRGDFEERVKAVMKALEAHPNAILFIDEIHTIVGAGSTTGSTVDASNLLKPALTGRLRCIGATTFAEYKHFEKDRAIARRFQKIDLAEPSHADAVKILEGLKPRLEAHHRLTYTKQALERAVELSARHLSERRLPDSALDVLDEAGAAQALLPPGKRKSRIGVAEVEATVARIARIPAKNLSRDDEAVLANLEQELKGAVFGQDKAVEEVASAIKLSRAGLRDPQKPMGSYLFAGPTGVGKTELARQLAASLGVPLLRFDMSEYMEKHSVSRLIGAPPGYVGFDQGGLLTDAVLQNPHCVLLLDEIEKAHPDLYAILLQVMDYGKLTDHNGKNVDFRSVVLIMTTNAGAAEASERRVGFLGGTRSEASDEALKRMFTPEFRNRLDAIVHFDPLSPTVMQQIVGKFLRQLEAQLKERKVTLEVRPEALAWLAEKGYDPLMGARPLARLIQEKIKKPLADLLLFGPLKHGGRLNILRQGEEIALETEGVSVR; from the coding sequence ATGGAAACCCCACTGACGCCTACCCTGGAACAATCCATTCGTCGTGCATTGGAAATCGCCCTCGAGCGCGGGCACGAATATGCTGGGCTGGAGCATCTGCTGCTGGCGCTACTCGACGACCCCGACGCCAACCGCGTGCTGCGCCATAACCAGATAGACCTGGAGCATCTGCGACTTTTGCTGGAAGAGTCGTTGCAGCAGTTCGAGCGAACCCCCGGCATCGAGCCCGAGCCCACCAAAGCCTTCCAGCGTGTGATTCAGCGGGCGGTCTGGCAGATGCGCTCCGCCGGGCGCGACCAGGCCAACGGAGCCAATGTGCTGGTCGCCATCATGGACGAGCGACAGTCGGCAGCCTGTGCCCTGTTGGAGCAGTTGGGCCTGACCCGGCTCGACCTAACCGCCGCCATCTCAAGGGGGGCCTTACCCAAGGGAGCTGCTCCCCAAACCGAGCCCGTACAGATTGGCGAAGAGAGCACGGGCGTTGCGCAAAACCCGCTGGAAGCCTACTGCACCAACCTCACCGAGCGGGCCCGCAAAGGCGAGCTCGACCCCCTGATCGGGCGCGAACGGGAACTCGAGCGCATCCTGACCGTCCTCTCCCGCCGCCAAAAAAATAACCCCCTGCTGGTCGGCGACCCCGGCGTAGGGAAGACTGCCTTGGTAGAGGGCCTGGCCCAGCTTATCGTAGCGCAGGACGGGCAGCATGGGCGAAAAAGCCACACTTCCGGCACGCTCCTGCCCGAAAAGCTAATGGGTGCCGAGGTTTTCGCCCTGGATATGGGCAGTCTGCTGGCAGGCACCCGCTACCGGGGCGACTTTGAGGAGCGCGTCAAGGCCGTGATGAAGGCCCTCGAGGCCCATCCCAATGCCATTCTGTTCATCGATGAAATTCACACCATCGTGGGGGCCGGCTCCACCACCGGCTCCACCGTGGATGCCAGCAACCTGCTCAAGCCCGCCCTGACCGGCAGGCTCCGGTGCATCGGCGCGACCACCTTTGCCGAGTACAAACACTTCGAGAAAGACCGGGCCATCGCCCGCCGCTTCCAGAAAATTGACCTTGCCGAACCCTCCCACGCCGATGCGGTCAAGATTCTGGAGGGGCTCAAGCCCCGGCTGGAAGCCCACCACCGGCTCACCTACACCAAGCAAGCCCTGGAGCGCGCCGTAGAGCTCTCGGCCCGCCACCTTTCCGAACGCCGCCTGCCCGACTCGGCCCTGGACGTGCTGGACGAGGCCGGGGCCGCCCAAGCCCTGCTTCCTCCGGGCAAACGCAAGAGCCGGATCGGGGTGGCCGAGGTCGAGGCCACCGTGGCCCGCATCGCCCGCATTCCGGCCAAGAACCTGAGCCGCGACGACGAGGCGGTACTTGCCAACCTCGAGCAAGAACTCAAGGGCGCAGTTTTTGGACAGGACAAAGCGGTCGAGGAGGTCGCCAGCGCCATCAAGCTCTCGAGGGCCGGGCTGCGCGATCCGCAAAAGCCCATGGGATCCTATCTGTTTGCCGGCCCCACCGGCGTTGGCAAGACCGAGCTGGCCCGCCAACTGGCGGCCTCGCTAGGGGTGCCACTGCTGCGTTTCGACATGTCGGAGTACATGGAGAAGCACTCGGTCTCACGTTTGATCGGGGCCCCGCCGGGTTACGTGGGCTTCGACCAGGGCGGCCTGCTGACCGATGCCGTGCTGCAAAACCCTCACTGCGTGCTGCTTTTGGACGAGATCGAGAAAGCCCACCCCGACCTGTACGCCATCCTGCTACAGGTCATGGACTATGGCAAGCTCACCGACCACAACGGCAAAAACGTGGACTTCCGCAGCGTGGTGCTGATCATGACCACCAACGCCGGGGCCGCCGAGGCCAGCGAGCGGCGGGTAGGCTTTCTGGGGGGCACCCGGAGCGAGGCCAGCGACGAAGCGCTCAAGCGCATGTTCACCCCCGAGTTCCGCAACCGGCTGGACGCCATCGTGCACTTCGACCCGCTCTCCCCTACCGTCATGCAGCAGATTGTGGGCAAGTTCTTGCGCCAGCTCGAGGCCCAGCTCAAAGAGCGCAAGGTAACCCTCGAGGTGCGCCCCGAGGCCCTGGCCTGGCTGGCCGAAAAAGGCTACGACCCACTGATGGGTGCCCGCCCTTTGGCCCGGCTGATTCAGGAAAAAATCAAGAAGCCCCTGGCCGACCTGCTGCTCTTTGGCCCGCTCAAGCATGGGGGGCGTTTGAACATCTTGCGCCAGGGCGAAGAGATAGCGCTCGAGACCGAAGGTGTGAGCGTTCGGTAA
- a CDS encoding NAD-dependent epimerase/dehydratase family protein yields the protein MNILLLGGTRFVGRHIAEAALRRGHTVSTFTRGTNPLPGTLSLVGDRQKGDLKALEGRTWDAVVDVNAYRPREVREAMGVLKGRVGRYAFISTVSVYQESSLPVDETSPLQALADPTVEEVTGETYGGLKVLCELEVERAFGNQSFIVRPHLVVGPHDPTDRFTYWPRRFAGGGRVLVPGKPEHTLQFVDARDLGQFVVLGLEKGLSGPYNGAATPVSWGSLVEACQQAVPQPAEAVWADEQWLLKQGVTPWADLPAWIPSFAPGRGIAQTQNARAQAAGFTMRPLLQTVQDVLAWDTTRTEPLKAGLSRERELELIQHLLG from the coding sequence ATGAACATTCTGCTTCTAGGGGGCACCCGCTTTGTGGGTCGGCATATTGCCGAGGCCGCTTTGCGGCGAGGCCATACCGTCAGCACCTTCACCCGTGGCACCAACCCCCTCCCCGGTACCCTTTCGCTGGTGGGCGACCGCCAGAAAGGCGACCTGAAGGCCCTCGAGGGCCGCACCTGGGATGCCGTGGTGGATGTGAACGCTTACCGGCCCCGCGAAGTGCGCGAAGCCATGGGTGTACTCAAAGGCCGGGTAGGGCGCTATGCCTTTATCTCCACGGTCTCGGTCTACCAGGAGTCCAGCCTGCCCGTGGACGAAACCTCGCCCCTGCAAGCCCTGGCCGACCCCACGGTTGAAGAGGTCACCGGCGAGACCTACGGCGGGCTCAAGGTGTTGTGTGAGCTCGAGGTGGAGCGGGCCTTTGGCAACCAGAGCTTTATTGTCCGCCCTCATCTGGTGGTAGGGCCGCACGACCCCACCGACCGCTTTACCTACTGGCCGCGCCGTTTTGCCGGTGGGGGCCGGGTGCTGGTGCCGGGCAAGCCCGAGCACACCCTTCAGTTTGTGGATGCCCGCGACCTGGGCCAGTTTGTGGTGCTAGGCCTGGAAAAAGGACTGAGCGGGCCTTACAACGGGGCCGCTACCCCGGTGTCCTGGGGCAGCCTGGTCGAAGCCTGTCAGCAAGCCGTCCCCCAGCCTGCCGAGGCCGTCTGGGCCGACGAACAGTGGCTACTGAAGCAAGGCGTAACTCCCTGGGCCGACCTCCCCGCCTGGATTCCGTCCTTTGCGCCCGGACGTGGGATTGCGCAAACCCAGAATGCCAGGGCCCAGGCTGCCGGTTTTACCATGCGCCCCCTCTTGCAAACCGTACAGGACGTCCTGGCCTGGGACACGACCCGCACAGAACCCCTCAAAGCAGGCCTGAGCCGGGAGCGGGAACTCGAGCTCATCCAGCACTTGTTGGGATAG
- the rplT gene encoding 50S ribosomal protein L20 — protein sequence MPRAKTGVVRRRKHKAILKRAKGFYALRSKSVRKARETLFSGAMRSFNDRRKRKGDMRRLWIVRINAAARQHGLSYSVFMHGLKKAGIELDRKILADIAVRQPEAFAELVNKARA from the coding sequence ATGCCACGCGCCAAAACCGGTGTAGTCCGTCGCCGTAAACACAAAGCCATTCTCAAGCGCGCCAAGGGCTTCTATGCCCTGCGCTCCAAGAGCGTTCGCAAGGCCCGCGAAACCCTGTTTAGCGGGGCCATGCGTTCCTTCAACGACCGCCGCAAGCGCAAGGGCGATATGCGTCGCCTGTGGATTGTGCGCATCAATGCCGCTGCTCGTCAGCATGGTCTGAGCTACAGCGTCTTTATGCACGGCCTGAAAAAAGCCGGTATCGAGCTCGACCGCAAGATTCTGGCCGATATCGCCGTGCGCCAACCCGAGGCCTTCGCCGAGCTGGTGAACAAAGCCCGGGCCTAA
- the rpmI gene encoding 50S ribosomal protein L35, protein MAKMKTHKGAKSRVKITATGKVVGKKPGKRHLNWHKSGSSRRQKGRDFTFSKGEERRVHRLMPYDV, encoded by the coding sequence ATGGCCAAGATGAAGACCCACAAGGGCGCCAAAAGCCGTGTCAAGATTACGGCTACAGGCAAGGTTGTAGGCAAAAAGCCGGGAAAACGCCACCTCAACTGGCACAAGTCGGGCAGCAGCCGTCGTCAGAAAGGGCGCGACTTCACCTTCTCCAAAGGCGAAGAGCGCCGTGTCCACCGGCTCATGCCCTACGACGTATAA
- a CDS encoding glycoside hydrolase family 13 protein, with translation MTPEWVKDAVFYQIFPDRFYRGLGPAGQPAPVQEAFEAWDAPPTLRGFKGGNLWGVIEKLDYIREQGFNALYFCPIFSSTANHRYHTSDYFQVDPILGGNLALQRLVEEAHRRGMRVVLDGVFNHCGRAHFAFQHVMENEAASPYRDWFHVYKFPLNAYAKHANYAAWWNNPELPKFNTANPECRAYLLSVAEYWLQYGIDGWRLDVPNEIDDDEFWREFRRRVKAQNPEAYIVGEIWDEASRWLQGDQFDAVMNYPLGRAILGFVGAEMLDKELAAKSGLGRLESLGALACHHRMEELFRRYHWDIVTAQMNIMTSHDTPRIFSILRGELERVKLAFAMLFTLPGAPTVYYGDEIGMAGGHDPDNRRGMIWDETRWHLPLQQTIRQMSALRQSLPVLRRGRYQYLYAQDAHLAFARTLESSSVVVTINASSEPWRINIPLHGLWPRGEQATDLLSGKSGRCVGGYLEDGVLEPFSLAVWQTLD, from the coding sequence ATGACACCAGAGTGGGTCAAGGACGCGGTTTTTTACCAGATATTTCCCGATCGTTTTTATAGAGGGCTGGGGCCTGCCGGTCAGCCAGCGCCGGTGCAAGAGGCTTTTGAGGCCTGGGACGCTCCTCCTACCCTGCGCGGCTTCAAGGGGGGTAACCTCTGGGGGGTGATCGAGAAGCTGGACTACATCCGGGAGCAGGGCTTCAATGCGCTCTATTTCTGCCCCATTTTTAGCTCGACGGCCAACCACCGCTACCACACCAGCGACTATTTTCAAGTAGACCCCATTTTAGGGGGCAATCTCGCCTTGCAGAGGCTGGTAGAGGAAGCCCACCGGCGCGGGATGCGGGTGGTGTTGGATGGGGTCTTTAATCACTGTGGACGGGCCCATTTTGCCTTTCAACACGTGATGGAAAACGAGGCCGCCTCGCCCTACCGCGACTGGTTCCATGTCTACAAGTTCCCCCTAAATGCCTATGCCAAACACGCCAATTATGCGGCTTGGTGGAACAACCCCGAGCTACCCAAGTTCAACACCGCCAACCCGGAGTGCCGCGCGTATTTGCTGTCGGTGGCAGAATACTGGCTGCAGTACGGCATTGACGGCTGGCGACTGGATGTACCCAACGAAATTGACGACGACGAATTCTGGCGCGAATTCCGCCGCCGGGTGAAGGCGCAAAACCCCGAGGCCTACATTGTGGGCGAAATTTGGGACGAGGCCAGCCGCTGGTTGCAAGGCGATCAGTTCGATGCAGTGATGAACTACCCACTGGGGCGGGCCATCTTAGGCTTTGTGGGAGCGGAGATGCTGGACAAGGAGCTGGCCGCCAAGAGCGGTTTGGGGCGCCTGGAAAGCCTGGGGGCCCTGGCCTGCCACCACCGGATGGAGGAACTCTTTCGGCGCTACCACTGGGATATCGTCACTGCCCAGATGAACATCATGACCTCGCACGATACCCCGCGCATTTTTAGCATTCTTAGGGGGGAGCTCGAGCGGGTGAAACTGGCCTTTGCTATGCTCTTTACCCTGCCAGGGGCACCTACGGTTTACTACGGAGACGAAATCGGCATGGCCGGGGGCCACGACCCCGACAATCGCCGGGGCATGATCTGGGATGAGACCCGCTGGCACCTGCCTCTCCAGCAGACCATTCGTCAGATGTCAGCCTTGCGGCAATCGCTGCCGGTGTTGCGCCGGGGCCGTTACCAGTACCTTTATGCTCAGGACGCTCACCTGGCCTTTGCCCGTACCCTCGAGTCCTCCAGTGTGGTGGTAACCATCAATGCCTCCTCCGAGCCCTGGCGCATCAACATTCCTTTGCACGGCCTGTGGCCGCGGGGCGAGCAAGCCACCGATTTACTTTCGGGTAAGTCGGGTCGCTGTGTTGGGGGCTACCTCGAGGACGGCGTGCTCGAGCCTTTTTCGTTGGCAGTCTGGCAGACGCTGGATTAG
- the gmk gene encoding guanylate kinase produces MPRGNLFVMTGASGVGKGTIRGRLLEYHRMYYSISMTTRPPRLGERNGVDYYFVSQAEFESKIAQNGFLEWAKYVDDYYGTPREPVEEALNKGQDVLLEIEVQGALQVKQAMPEAILVFIIPPSLSELRRRLLVRGTDSLSKIHKRLQRAQEEIRMADQFKYVVVNDQLDKAVSDFAAIIQAERLLQPRMTEAIARALELDPALEKELDELERKRREAGEGQ; encoded by the coding sequence ATGCCGCGTGGAAATCTGTTTGTCATGACAGGGGCTTCAGGGGTGGGCAAGGGTACCATCCGGGGAAGGCTCTTGGAATATCACCGGATGTACTACTCCATCTCCATGACCACCCGCCCCCCCAGGCTTGGCGAGCGCAACGGGGTCGATTACTACTTTGTCAGCCAAGCCGAGTTCGAAAGCAAAATTGCCCAAAACGGCTTTCTCGAGTGGGCCAAATACGTAGACGACTACTACGGCACCCCCAGGGAACCGGTAGAAGAAGCCTTGAATAAAGGGCAGGATGTCCTTTTAGAGATAGAAGTTCAAGGTGCTCTACAGGTAAAGCAGGCCATGCCGGAAGCCATCCTGGTTTTCATTATTCCGCCTTCGCTCTCGGAGCTGCGGCGCAGGCTCCTGGTGCGCGGCACCGATAGCCTGAGCAAAATCCACAAGCGGCTGCAACGGGCCCAAGAAGAAATCCGTATGGCCGATCAGTTCAAATATGTGGTCGTCAACGACCAACTCGACAAGGCCGTATCCGATTTTGCTGCTATTATCCAGGCCGAGCGGCTACTGCAACCCCGCATGACCGAGGCCATAGCGCGAGCCCTCGAGCTAGACCCAGCTCTGGAAAAAGAGCTCGACGAGCTCGAGCGCAAACGGCGAGAGGCCGGAGAGGGCCAATAA
- the rpoZ gene encoding DNA-directed RNA polymerase subunit omega, whose amino-acid sequence MAEPGIDTLLALTDSKYRLTVVTAKRAQQLLRYNFKNTVLSPNEYPRMRTLEGEKPDPNAVTWAMEELKTGRLLIGENLVAEDRLTKFLDQMYPREVLEPAD is encoded by the coding sequence ATGGCAGAACCCGGCATTGACACCCTTCTGGCCCTGACCGATTCCAAGTACCGCCTGACCGTTGTGACGGCCAAGCGGGCCCAGCAGCTTTTGCGCTACAATTTCAAGAACACCGTGCTAAGCCCCAACGAATATCCTCGCATGCGCACCCTGGAAGGCGAAAAGCCCGACCCCAATGCGGTTACCTGGGCTATGGAGGAACTCAAAACCGGGCGGCTTCTAATCGGCGAAAACCTGGTTGCAGAAGACCGTCTGACCAAGTTCCTCGACCAGATGTACCCGCGCGAGGTTCTCGAGCCGGCAGACTAA
- the argR gene encoding arginine repressor produces MASKEQRHRAIQEIISRESISTQAELVDRLRKMNYEVTQATVSRDIAEMRLVRVPLGRGKHKYALAPHNLVEDVMEELRRIFPTFVRDVDRGENIVVLKVSEGHASGIALLIDRLRRDDIVGTIAGEDSILVVGRTVQDAEALQEEFGALLT; encoded by the coding sequence ATGGCAAGCAAAGAACAGCGGCATCGAGCCATTCAAGAAATTATTAGCCGGGAAAGCATTTCCACCCAGGCCGAACTGGTAGATCGCTTGCGCAAAATGAACTACGAGGTAACCCAGGCTACCGTTAGCCGCGACATCGCCGAAATGCGGCTGGTGCGGGTTCCCTTAGGACGAGGCAAGCACAAATACGCCTTGGCCCCTCACAATCTGGTCGAGGATGTAATGGAGGAGCTGCGGCGTATTTTTCCTACTTTTGTGCGGGATGTAGACCGGGGCGAGAATATAGTGGTGCTTAAAGTATCTGAAGGCCATGCCTCGGGTATCGCCCTGCTGATTGATCGGCTGCGCCGCGACGATATTGTGGGCACCATCGCCGGAGAGGATTCGATTTTGGTGGTAGGCCGAACGGTTCAGGATGCTGAAGCCCTACAGGAAGAATTTGGTGCGCTGCTCACCTGA
- a CDS encoding MarC family protein gives MVEFALQAFLTFLVLIDPIGLIPLFLALVGTRSYQEQKRIALRSTLVAGLLVLAFALLGGMVLRYLGISLEALKVAGGLLLFKIALDMINAQLERETDEEQAESQARADVSVFPLAIPLIAGPGTLAGVLILAGSAPGGAGGFLVVLGMAALVLFITYWSLRAALKFSRSLGRTGINVVTRVLGILLAALAVQYVADGVRVLLKLE, from the coding sequence ATGGTTGAATTTGCTTTACAAGCCTTCTTGACCTTCCTGGTGCTGATAGACCCCATCGGCCTGATTCCGCTGTTCTTAGCCCTGGTAGGTACCCGCAGCTACCAGGAGCAAAAACGCATTGCGCTCAGGTCAACTTTGGTGGCAGGCCTCCTGGTGCTGGCGTTTGCCTTGCTGGGCGGGATGGTTTTGCGCTATCTGGGCATCAGCCTCGAGGCACTAAAAGTAGCAGGCGGGTTGCTGCTGTTCAAGATTGCCCTGGACATGATTAACGCCCAGCTCGAGCGCGAGACCGACGAGGAGCAGGCCGAGTCGCAGGCCCGGGCCGACGTTTCGGTATTTCCCCTGGCTATTCCCCTGATTGCCGGACCCGGTACCCTGGCGGGGGTGCTGATCCTGGCCGGATCGGCCCCTGGAGGAGCGGGGGGATTCTTAGTGGTGCTGGGCATGGCTGCGTTGGTACTGTTTATCACCTACTGGTCGCTCCGGGCCGCCCTGAAGTTCTCCCGTTCGCTGGGGCGCACCGGCATCAACGTGGTTACCCGGGTGCTGGGCATTTTGCTAGCTGCCCTGGCTGTGCAGTACGTGGCCGATGGGGTGCGGGTGTTGCTAAAGCTCGAGTGA
- a CDS encoding diguanylate cyclase, whose product MSASTPPLEPETLSWLKQLPEAGVWLDEKGLIGWCNPAAAALIPDTDPLGKRLENWFQPVVDESRVLQDRGSWWPHHAQRGLLGLAGKRWRWFQGTLAPYKNGQLCILHEVTHEYNQALAYASSLEVLSSLLTQEEQLEELLMRVLQAAVRVVPGAEAGSLTLLEKGEFRFVAQIGFADNLTGHALSYNHELAWYGLGEQDWLLGKPRLLVAPHIQERTQKHVSHELDMFNQMGKLEELKATITVPIVLQGQVMGTLNLDSLTSTEAFPPESLAIAQTFALQAATVLYGLLARRYLSELALSDALTGLGNRHALEESFPKLKAQAARLDWPLTLIYWDMDGLKRLNDRYGHAAGDQALKILAAALRSVFRQEDPIFRIGGDEFVSLHLGLQLSEVPELVQRVRAAIHVGVSAGAVMVSPLQDLQAVLAQADAAMYADKRRLRDSLEL is encoded by the coding sequence ATGAGCGCCTCCACCCCACCCCTCGAGCCAGAAACCCTGAGCTGGCTTAAGCAACTTCCAGAGGCAGGGGTATGGCTGGATGAAAAAGGGCTGATCGGTTGGTGCAACCCTGCAGCGGCTGCCCTCATCCCCGATACCGACCCTTTAGGTAAGCGTTTGGAAAACTGGTTTCAACCGGTGGTGGATGAATCGCGCGTGCTACAGGATAGGGGGAGCTGGTGGCCCCACCATGCCCAACGTGGACTGCTGGGCCTTGCCGGCAAACGCTGGCGCTGGTTCCAGGGTACGCTAGCGCCCTACAAAAACGGGCAACTCTGTATTCTGCACGAAGTCACCCACGAGTATAACCAGGCCCTGGCCTACGCTTCGTCGCTCGAGGTGCTTTCCAGCTTGCTTACCCAGGAAGAACAACTCGAGGAACTCCTTATGCGGGTGCTGCAAGCAGCGGTTAGGGTAGTTCCGGGGGCCGAGGCCGGTAGCCTGACCCTCCTGGAAAAGGGCGAGTTTCGCTTTGTAGCCCAGATCGGTTTTGCCGATAACCTGACCGGGCACGCTCTTAGCTATAACCACGAGCTGGCCTGGTACGGCCTAGGAGAACAAGACTGGCTGCTGGGGAAGCCCCGTCTGCTGGTTGCCCCCCACATCCAAGAAAGAACCCAAAAGCACGTCTCGCACGAGCTGGATATGTTTAACCAGATGGGTAAGCTGGAAGAGCTGAAAGCTACCATCACCGTCCCGATTGTGCTGCAGGGCCAGGTCATGGGTACCCTGAACCTAGACTCTCTCACCTCCACCGAGGCCTTTCCGCCCGAAAGCCTTGCCATTGCCCAGACCTTCGCTTTGCAGGCGGCCACCGTTTTGTACGGTTTGCTTGCCCGCCGCTACCTGTCCGAGCTAGCCCTGAGCGATGCCCTCACCGGGTTGGGTAACCGGCATGCCTTGGAAGAGAGCTTTCCCAAGCTCAAGGCGCAGGCTGCACGGCTGGACTGGCCCCTAACCCTCATTTACTGGGATATGGATGGTCTCAAGCGGCTCAACGACCGGTATGGGCATGCCGCAGGCGATCAGGCGCTCAAGATTCTGGCCGCAGCCCTCCGAAGTGTTTTTCGCCAGGAAGACCCGATTTTCCGTATTGGGGGAGATGAGTTTGTGAGCCTTCACCTGGGGCTGCAGCTTTCCGAGGTGCCTGAGTTGGTACAGCGGGTGCGCGCAGCCATCCATGTGGGGGTGAGCGCAGGTGCTGTGATGGTCTCCCCGCTCCAGGATTTGCAAGCCGTTCTTGCTCAGGCCGATGCGGCCATGTACGCAGACAAGCGCCGGCTGCGGGACTCACTCGAGCTTTAG